In Tachysurus vachellii isolate PV-2020 chromosome 12, HZAU_Pvac_v1, whole genome shotgun sequence, the following are encoded in one genomic region:
- the LOC132854474 gene encoding nuclear receptor coactivator 7 isoform X1, with the protein MDSNGVSSLDSSAVGVSQLSSLLLRLKSMHGRLKKRRQLKQGQSERAMAKESQSDTDLKVSVICEPSLTTQIDEKNRESEKPSKAERTLSGESVDNYKSNEQAKKKKQKPPGTVEYTVTSKDTLNSIALQFNVTPNKLVQLNRLYSHSLVPGQKLFVPDIGQSVISKGFSDLVNKAPSGKELQDDKSSCRLRHRELSPPSEDESPVKFLKMSCKYFTDGMGVVGGVMIVTPNNIMFDPHKSDPLVIEHGCEEYGLICPMEEVLSVALYDDVSRMQLKDALPSDIPQDLCPLYRPGEWVELPSEQDLNPFSRYEALGKPDCPIVLDDIETTTVCPPADKSPSDEGFTELELLQNDSGTENGSTETSHSRPETANTTCLSLEEASLQDLSDSVETKMSVLVLTDQAVNAVRSCDANQVEDEDDGLHNRSTVENVVSDKNDTLYNEAEPVEKGLVVTVVHEIKDVESSNKDKILTPDSPKVEQVVAKDQKRAVSSDDVTGGSGPSYEDDKKTTKRPNADAELSKKDEDLQNSETEMSWLMKRMQGPIEDMLLSAEEKSKKPPMFLCFKVGKPMKKSFATGRTSSPTHFFGSRGKPPEYWFAVPQERVDHLYSFFIQWSPDAYGKDAQEQGFVVVEKDELNMIDNFFSDPVPRNWEIITMNEAKRRQSFSSFEDEEPLDLLSVLTDPSTLFEDTHIEKLAARLPARVQGYPWRLAYSTVVHGTSLKTLYRNLGELDCPVLLVIKDMNDQVFGVFSTHPFRVSEHYYGTGETFVYTFSPEIKVFRWTGENSYFVKGNLDSLQIGGGGGHIGLWLDADLYHGTTSKCSTFNNQPLSSQQDFTVQNLEVWAFE; encoded by the exons ATGGACAGCAACGGCGTCAGCAGCTTGGATAGTTCTGCAGTAGGAGTTTCTCAGCTCTCCAGTCTGTTACTGAGACTTAAAAGCATGCACGGCCG GCTGAAGAAGAGGCGGCAGCTGAAGCAGGGCCAATCAGAGAGAGCCATGGCTAAGGAAAGCCAATCAGACACAGACTTGAAGGTATCAGTGATTTGTGAGCCCAGTTTGACTACGCAGATCGATGAGAAAAACCGAGAAAGTGAAAAGCCCAGTAAAGCTGAGAGAACTCTGAGCGGAGAATCAG tGGACAACTACAAATCCAATGAGCAggccaaaaaaaagaaacaaaagcctCCCGGCACTGTAGAGTACACA GTGACCTCTAAGGACACCTTAAACAGCATTGCGCTGCAGTTCAACGTCACCCCAAATAAACTAGTACAGCTGAACCGGCTCTACTCTCACAGCTTGGTTCCAGGACAG AAACTCTTTGTCCCTGATATTGGGCAGTCAGTAATATCCAAGGGTTTCTCAGATTTGGTGAACAAAGCACCCTCAGGAAAAGAGTTACAG GATGACAAATCAAGCTGTAGGTTGAGGCACCGCGAACTGTCTCCTCCATCTGAGGACGAGAGCCCGGTCAAATTCCTCAAGATGAGCTGCAAGTACTTCACCGACGGCATG GGAGTTGTCGGCGGTGTGATGATCGTGACACCCAATAACATCATGTTTGACCCTCATAAGTCGGATCCTCTAGTGATCGAGCACGGCTGTGAGGAATACGGCCTCATCTGCCCCATGGAAGAGGTGCTGTCCGTGGCTCTGTATGATGACGTGTCTCGTATGCAGCTCAAGGATGCTCTGCCGTC TGACATACCTCAGGATCTGTGTCCGTTATACAGGCCAGGTGAGTGGGTGGAACTTCCGTCTGAACAGGATCTGAACCCCTTTAGCCGCTACGAGGCCCTCGGCAAACCCGACTGCCCGATCGTTTTAGATGACATTGAGACGACGACCGTTTGTCCCCCTGCTGACAAGTCACCATCTGACGAAGGCTTCACTGAGCTTGAACTGTTACAGAATGACTCAGGAACCGAGAACGGAAGCACTGAAACATCTCACAGCAGGCCTGAGACTGCTAACACTACCTGCCTGAGTCTGGAAGAGGCATCTTTGCAAGATCTGAGTGATTCTGTAGAAACAAAAATGAGTGTGCTGGTCCTAACAGACCAGGCAGTTAATGCAGTGAGGTCATGTGATGCAAACCAAGTAGAGGACGAGGATGACGGCCTTCATAACCGTTCCACAGTCGAGAACGTAGTGTCCGACAAAAACGACACATTGTACAATGAAGCAGAACCTGTTGAAAAGGGACTCGTGGTTACTGTAGTTCATGAGATAAAGGATGTGGAGAGCTCAAATAAGGATAAGATTCTCACTCCTGATTCTCCTAAAGTGGAACAAGTGGTAGCTAAGGATCAAAAAAGAGCAGTGAGCTCTGATGACGTGACTGGGGGTTCTGGGCCAAGCTATGAAGATGATAAAAAGACAACGAAGAGACCAAATGCAGATGCAGAATTGAGCAAGAAGGACGAAGATCTGCAGAACAGTGAAACGGAGATGTCATGGCTGATGAAACGGATGCAGGGTCCAATCGAAG ATATGCTGCTGTCTGCAGAAGAGAAAAGCAAGAAACCCCCCATGTTTCTCTGCTTCAAAGTAGGGAAGCCCATGAAGAAATCCTTTGCAACTGGTCGAACCTCCAGCCCCACTCACTTTTTTGGGAGCAGAGGGAAGCCCCCAGAGTACTGGTTTGCGGTTCCACAGGAAAG GGTGGACCATCTCTACTCGTTCTTTATCCAGTGGTCTCCTGATGCCTACGGGAAAGACGCACAGGAGCAGGGTTTCGTAGTCGTAGAGAAGGACGAACTTAACATGATCGATAACTTCTTCAGCGACCCAGTGCCCAGAAATTGGGAG ATCATCACCATGAATGAAGCAAAGAGGAGGCAAAGTTTTAGCAGTTTTGAGGATGAGGAACCACTGGACCTACTGTCTGTTCTGACCGACCCCAGCACGTTATTTGAAGACACGCATATCGAGAAG TTGGCTGCTCGACTCCCAGCTAGGGTTCAGGGTTATCCATGGAGGCTGGCATACAGTACAGTGGTACATGGAACCAGTTTGAAGACTCTGTATAGGAACCTGGGGGAGCTGGACTGCCCTGTGCTGCTGGTCATCAAAGACATGAACGATCAG GTTTTTGGAGTTTTCTCTACTCACCCATTCAGAGTTAGTGAGCACTATTATGGCACCGGGGAGACCTTCGTCTATACCTTCAGCCCTGAAATTAAG gtCTTTCGCTGGACTGGTGAAAACTCCTACTTTGTAAAGGGAAACTTGGACTCTCTTCAGATCGGAGGTGGAGG GGGTCATATTGGCCTGTGGCTGGATGCTGACCTGTATCATGGGACCACCTCCAAATGCTCCACTTTTAACAACCAACCATTGTCTTCACAACAAGATTTCACTGTCCAAAATCTGGAGGTCTGGGCCTTCGAGTGA
- the fdft1 gene encoding squalene synthase isoform X2 translates to MSIPLDKKVPLLHHFHTFLYQPDWCFMESNEKDRQVLEDFPSISVEFRNLAQEYQDVISDICLRMGVGMAEFLEKKVGSMQEWDTYCHYVAGLVGVGLSRLFSASLLEDPEVGRDTELANSMGLFLQKTNIIRDYLEDQQEGRSFWPEEAWSQFASRLEDFSQPQHLSSALSCLNMLVTDALRHVPDVIAYLSRLRNQSVFNFCAIPQVMAIATLSACYNNPLVFQGVVKIRKGQAVTLMMEATNMQAVKSMIAQYSQEILQKVSHSDPSRANTLCILGVIEEKTLSKAALPSRAHNFSHVYLSAATILAFFSWQYLNATQSPSSADMQGR, encoded by the exons ATGAGCATTCCTTTGGACAAAAAAGTCCCTCTCCTGCATCATTTCCACACTTTCCTCTACCAACCAGATTGGTGTTTTATGGAGAGCAACGAGAAAGACCGACAAGTTCTTGAAGATTTTCCCTCG ATTTCAGTTGAGTTCAGGAACCTGGCGCAGGAATATCAGGATGTCATTTCAGACATTTGCCTCCGAATGGGGGTCGGGATGGCTGAATTCCTTGAGAAGAAAGTCGGCTCGATGCAGGAATGGGATACG TATTGTCACTACGTGGCTGGTCTGGTAGGTGTCGGTCTGTCTCGACTTTTCTCCGCATCCCTGCTGGAGGACCCCGAGGTAGGTCGGGATACAGAGCTGGCCAACTCTATGGGCCTCTTTTTACAGAAGACTAACATTATCAGAGATTACCTGGAGGACCAGCAGGAAGGACGATCCTTCTGGCCTGAGGAG GCTTGGAGTCAGTTTGCCTCTCGTCTGGAAGACTTTTCTCAACCGCAGCACCTGAGCTCAGCTCTGTCCTGCCTTAACATGTTAGTGACGGACGCCCTGCGCCATGTTCCCGACGTCATTGCTTACCTTTCACGCCTCCGCAACCAGAGTGTCTTCAACTTCTGCGCCATCCCACAG GTGATGGCAATAGCGACTCTCTCTGCCTGCTACAACAACCCCCTGGTGTTTCAGGGGGTGGTGAAGATCAGGAAGGGGCAGGCTGTCACTCTGATGATGGAGGCCACCAATATGCAAGCTGTAAAAAGCATGATCGCACAGTACAGCCAAGAG ATCCTGCAGAAAGTGTCACACTCTGATCCATCACGGGCTAACACTCTGTGCATACTCGGAGTCATCGAGGAAAAGACTCTTTCCAAGGCAGCGTTGCCTTCCCGTGCTCACAATTTCTCGCACGTTTATCTTTCTGCTGCTACCATTTTGGCGTTTTTCAGCTGGCAGTATCTGAACGCCACTCAGTCTCCAAGCAGCGCTGACATGCAGGGACGCTGA
- the LOC132854474 gene encoding nuclear receptor coactivator 7 isoform X2 — protein MEKKEKRPSYFTRLKKRRQLKQGQSERAMAKESQSDTDLKVSVICEPSLTTQIDEKNRESEKPSKAERTLSGESVDNYKSNEQAKKKKQKPPGTVEYTVTSKDTLNSIALQFNVTPNKLVQLNRLYSHSLVPGQKLFVPDIGQSVISKGFSDLVNKAPSGKELQDDKSSCRLRHRELSPPSEDESPVKFLKMSCKYFTDGMGVVGGVMIVTPNNIMFDPHKSDPLVIEHGCEEYGLICPMEEVLSVALYDDVSRMQLKDALPSDIPQDLCPLYRPGEWVELPSEQDLNPFSRYEALGKPDCPIVLDDIETTTVCPPADKSPSDEGFTELELLQNDSGTENGSTETSHSRPETANTTCLSLEEASLQDLSDSVETKMSVLVLTDQAVNAVRSCDANQVEDEDDGLHNRSTVENVVSDKNDTLYNEAEPVEKGLVVTVVHEIKDVESSNKDKILTPDSPKVEQVVAKDQKRAVSSDDVTGGSGPSYEDDKKTTKRPNADAELSKKDEDLQNSETEMSWLMKRMQGPIEDMLLSAEEKSKKPPMFLCFKVGKPMKKSFATGRTSSPTHFFGSRGKPPEYWFAVPQERVDHLYSFFIQWSPDAYGKDAQEQGFVVVEKDELNMIDNFFSDPVPRNWEIITMNEAKRRQSFSSFEDEEPLDLLSVLTDPSTLFEDTHIEKLAARLPARVQGYPWRLAYSTVVHGTSLKTLYRNLGELDCPVLLVIKDMNDQVFGVFSTHPFRVSEHYYGTGETFVYTFSPEIKVFRWTGENSYFVKGNLDSLQIGGGGGHIGLWLDADLYHGTTSKCSTFNNQPLSSQQDFTVQNLEVWAFE, from the exons atggagaaaaaagagaaaaggcccAGCTACTTcaccag GCTGAAGAAGAGGCGGCAGCTGAAGCAGGGCCAATCAGAGAGAGCCATGGCTAAGGAAAGCCAATCAGACACAGACTTGAAGGTATCAGTGATTTGTGAGCCCAGTTTGACTACGCAGATCGATGAGAAAAACCGAGAAAGTGAAAAGCCCAGTAAAGCTGAGAGAACTCTGAGCGGAGAATCAG tGGACAACTACAAATCCAATGAGCAggccaaaaaaaagaaacaaaagcctCCCGGCACTGTAGAGTACACA GTGACCTCTAAGGACACCTTAAACAGCATTGCGCTGCAGTTCAACGTCACCCCAAATAAACTAGTACAGCTGAACCGGCTCTACTCTCACAGCTTGGTTCCAGGACAG AAACTCTTTGTCCCTGATATTGGGCAGTCAGTAATATCCAAGGGTTTCTCAGATTTGGTGAACAAAGCACCCTCAGGAAAAGAGTTACAG GATGACAAATCAAGCTGTAGGTTGAGGCACCGCGAACTGTCTCCTCCATCTGAGGACGAGAGCCCGGTCAAATTCCTCAAGATGAGCTGCAAGTACTTCACCGACGGCATG GGAGTTGTCGGCGGTGTGATGATCGTGACACCCAATAACATCATGTTTGACCCTCATAAGTCGGATCCTCTAGTGATCGAGCACGGCTGTGAGGAATACGGCCTCATCTGCCCCATGGAAGAGGTGCTGTCCGTGGCTCTGTATGATGACGTGTCTCGTATGCAGCTCAAGGATGCTCTGCCGTC TGACATACCTCAGGATCTGTGTCCGTTATACAGGCCAGGTGAGTGGGTGGAACTTCCGTCTGAACAGGATCTGAACCCCTTTAGCCGCTACGAGGCCCTCGGCAAACCCGACTGCCCGATCGTTTTAGATGACATTGAGACGACGACCGTTTGTCCCCCTGCTGACAAGTCACCATCTGACGAAGGCTTCACTGAGCTTGAACTGTTACAGAATGACTCAGGAACCGAGAACGGAAGCACTGAAACATCTCACAGCAGGCCTGAGACTGCTAACACTACCTGCCTGAGTCTGGAAGAGGCATCTTTGCAAGATCTGAGTGATTCTGTAGAAACAAAAATGAGTGTGCTGGTCCTAACAGACCAGGCAGTTAATGCAGTGAGGTCATGTGATGCAAACCAAGTAGAGGACGAGGATGACGGCCTTCATAACCGTTCCACAGTCGAGAACGTAGTGTCCGACAAAAACGACACATTGTACAATGAAGCAGAACCTGTTGAAAAGGGACTCGTGGTTACTGTAGTTCATGAGATAAAGGATGTGGAGAGCTCAAATAAGGATAAGATTCTCACTCCTGATTCTCCTAAAGTGGAACAAGTGGTAGCTAAGGATCAAAAAAGAGCAGTGAGCTCTGATGACGTGACTGGGGGTTCTGGGCCAAGCTATGAAGATGATAAAAAGACAACGAAGAGACCAAATGCAGATGCAGAATTGAGCAAGAAGGACGAAGATCTGCAGAACAGTGAAACGGAGATGTCATGGCTGATGAAACGGATGCAGGGTCCAATCGAAG ATATGCTGCTGTCTGCAGAAGAGAAAAGCAAGAAACCCCCCATGTTTCTCTGCTTCAAAGTAGGGAAGCCCATGAAGAAATCCTTTGCAACTGGTCGAACCTCCAGCCCCACTCACTTTTTTGGGAGCAGAGGGAAGCCCCCAGAGTACTGGTTTGCGGTTCCACAGGAAAG GGTGGACCATCTCTACTCGTTCTTTATCCAGTGGTCTCCTGATGCCTACGGGAAAGACGCACAGGAGCAGGGTTTCGTAGTCGTAGAGAAGGACGAACTTAACATGATCGATAACTTCTTCAGCGACCCAGTGCCCAGAAATTGGGAG ATCATCACCATGAATGAAGCAAAGAGGAGGCAAAGTTTTAGCAGTTTTGAGGATGAGGAACCACTGGACCTACTGTCTGTTCTGACCGACCCCAGCACGTTATTTGAAGACACGCATATCGAGAAG TTGGCTGCTCGACTCCCAGCTAGGGTTCAGGGTTATCCATGGAGGCTGGCATACAGTACAGTGGTACATGGAACCAGTTTGAAGACTCTGTATAGGAACCTGGGGGAGCTGGACTGCCCTGTGCTGCTGGTCATCAAAGACATGAACGATCAG GTTTTTGGAGTTTTCTCTACTCACCCATTCAGAGTTAGTGAGCACTATTATGGCACCGGGGAGACCTTCGTCTATACCTTCAGCCCTGAAATTAAG gtCTTTCGCTGGACTGGTGAAAACTCCTACTTTGTAAAGGGAAACTTGGACTCTCTTCAGATCGGAGGTGGAGG GGGTCATATTGGCCTGTGGCTGGATGCTGACCTGTATCATGGGACCACCTCCAAATGCTCCACTTTTAACAACCAACCATTGTCTTCACAACAAGATTTCACTGTCCAAAATCTGGAGGTCTGGGCCTTCGAGTGA
- the fdft1 gene encoding squalene synthase isoform X1, with translation MDILKSLGHPEEIYNLFKFKMGGCRTVMPKLDYESMSESLRACYVYLNQTSRSFAAVIQALDGDLRHAVCIFYLVLRALDTVEDDMSIPLDKKVPLLHHFHTFLYQPDWCFMESNEKDRQVLEDFPSISVEFRNLAQEYQDVISDICLRMGVGMAEFLEKKVGSMQEWDTYCHYVAGLVGVGLSRLFSASLLEDPEVGRDTELANSMGLFLQKTNIIRDYLEDQQEGRSFWPEEAWSQFASRLEDFSQPQHLSSALSCLNMLVTDALRHVPDVIAYLSRLRNQSVFNFCAIPQVMAIATLSACYNNPLVFQGVVKIRKGQAVTLMMEATNMQAVKSMIAQYSQEILQKVSHSDPSRANTLCILGVIEEKTLSKAALPSRAHNFSHVYLSAATILAFFSWQYLNATQSPSSADMQGR, from the exons atggatattcTCAAGTCTTTAGGACATCCGGAGGAAATATACAACCTGTTCAAATTCAAAATGGGAGGCTGTAGGACTGTGATGCCCAAACTGGATTAT GAGTCCATGAGCGAGAGTTTGAGGGCGTGTTATGTTTACCTGAACCAAACGAGCAGGAGCTTCGCGGCTGTGATTCAGGCCCTTGACGGAGACCTGCG TCATGCAGTGTGTATATTCTATTTAGTTCTTCGAGCCCTGGACACGGTTGAGGATGATATGAGCATTCCTTTGGACAAAAAAGTCCCTCTCCTGCATCATTTCCACACTTTCCTCTACCAACCAGATTGGTGTTTTATGGAGAGCAACGAGAAAGACCGACAAGTTCTTGAAGATTTTCCCTCG ATTTCAGTTGAGTTCAGGAACCTGGCGCAGGAATATCAGGATGTCATTTCAGACATTTGCCTCCGAATGGGGGTCGGGATGGCTGAATTCCTTGAGAAGAAAGTCGGCTCGATGCAGGAATGGGATACG TATTGTCACTACGTGGCTGGTCTGGTAGGTGTCGGTCTGTCTCGACTTTTCTCCGCATCCCTGCTGGAGGACCCCGAGGTAGGTCGGGATACAGAGCTGGCCAACTCTATGGGCCTCTTTTTACAGAAGACTAACATTATCAGAGATTACCTGGAGGACCAGCAGGAAGGACGATCCTTCTGGCCTGAGGAG GCTTGGAGTCAGTTTGCCTCTCGTCTGGAAGACTTTTCTCAACCGCAGCACCTGAGCTCAGCTCTGTCCTGCCTTAACATGTTAGTGACGGACGCCCTGCGCCATGTTCCCGACGTCATTGCTTACCTTTCACGCCTCCGCAACCAGAGTGTCTTCAACTTCTGCGCCATCCCACAG GTGATGGCAATAGCGACTCTCTCTGCCTGCTACAACAACCCCCTGGTGTTTCAGGGGGTGGTGAAGATCAGGAAGGGGCAGGCTGTCACTCTGATGATGGAGGCCACCAATATGCAAGCTGTAAAAAGCATGATCGCACAGTACAGCCAAGAG ATCCTGCAGAAAGTGTCACACTCTGATCCATCACGGGCTAACACTCTGTGCATACTCGGAGTCATCGAGGAAAAGACTCTTTCCAAGGCAGCGTTGCCTTCCCGTGCTCACAATTTCTCGCACGTTTATCTTTCTGCTGCTACCATTTTGGCGTTTTTCAGCTGGCAGTATCTGAACGCCACTCAGTCTCCAAGCAGCGCTGACATGCAGGGACGCTGA
- the LOC132854474 gene encoding nuclear receptor coactivator 7 isoform X3, producing the protein MAKESQSDTDLKVSVICEPSLTTQIDEKNRESEKPSKAERTLSGESVDNYKSNEQAKKKKQKPPGTVEYTVTSKDTLNSIALQFNVTPNKLVQLNRLYSHSLVPGQKLFVPDIGQSVISKGFSDLVNKAPSGKELQDDKSSCRLRHRELSPPSEDESPVKFLKMSCKYFTDGMGVVGGVMIVTPNNIMFDPHKSDPLVIEHGCEEYGLICPMEEVLSVALYDDVSRMQLKDALPSDIPQDLCPLYRPGEWVELPSEQDLNPFSRYEALGKPDCPIVLDDIETTTVCPPADKSPSDEGFTELELLQNDSGTENGSTETSHSRPETANTTCLSLEEASLQDLSDSVETKMSVLVLTDQAVNAVRSCDANQVEDEDDGLHNRSTVENVVSDKNDTLYNEAEPVEKGLVVTVVHEIKDVESSNKDKILTPDSPKVEQVVAKDQKRAVSSDDVTGGSGPSYEDDKKTTKRPNADAELSKKDEDLQNSETEMSWLMKRMQGPIEDMLLSAEEKSKKPPMFLCFKVGKPMKKSFATGRTSSPTHFFGSRGKPPEYWFAVPQERVDHLYSFFIQWSPDAYGKDAQEQGFVVVEKDELNMIDNFFSDPVPRNWEIITMNEAKRRQSFSSFEDEEPLDLLSVLTDPSTLFEDTHIEKLAARLPARVQGYPWRLAYSTVVHGTSLKTLYRNLGELDCPVLLVIKDMNDQVFGVFSTHPFRVSEHYYGTGETFVYTFSPEIKVFRWTGENSYFVKGNLDSLQIGGGGGHIGLWLDADLYHGTTSKCSTFNNQPLSSQQDFTVQNLEVWAFE; encoded by the exons ATGGCTAAGGAAAGCCAATCAGACACAGACTTGAAGGTATCAGTGATTTGTGAGCCCAGTTTGACTACGCAGATCGATGAGAAAAACCGAGAAAGTGAAAAGCCCAGTAAAGCTGAGAGAACTCTGAGCGGAGAATCAG tGGACAACTACAAATCCAATGAGCAggccaaaaaaaagaaacaaaagcctCCCGGCACTGTAGAGTACACA GTGACCTCTAAGGACACCTTAAACAGCATTGCGCTGCAGTTCAACGTCACCCCAAATAAACTAGTACAGCTGAACCGGCTCTACTCTCACAGCTTGGTTCCAGGACAG AAACTCTTTGTCCCTGATATTGGGCAGTCAGTAATATCCAAGGGTTTCTCAGATTTGGTGAACAAAGCACCCTCAGGAAAAGAGTTACAG GATGACAAATCAAGCTGTAGGTTGAGGCACCGCGAACTGTCTCCTCCATCTGAGGACGAGAGCCCGGTCAAATTCCTCAAGATGAGCTGCAAGTACTTCACCGACGGCATG GGAGTTGTCGGCGGTGTGATGATCGTGACACCCAATAACATCATGTTTGACCCTCATAAGTCGGATCCTCTAGTGATCGAGCACGGCTGTGAGGAATACGGCCTCATCTGCCCCATGGAAGAGGTGCTGTCCGTGGCTCTGTATGATGACGTGTCTCGTATGCAGCTCAAGGATGCTCTGCCGTC TGACATACCTCAGGATCTGTGTCCGTTATACAGGCCAGGTGAGTGGGTGGAACTTCCGTCTGAACAGGATCTGAACCCCTTTAGCCGCTACGAGGCCCTCGGCAAACCCGACTGCCCGATCGTTTTAGATGACATTGAGACGACGACCGTTTGTCCCCCTGCTGACAAGTCACCATCTGACGAAGGCTTCACTGAGCTTGAACTGTTACAGAATGACTCAGGAACCGAGAACGGAAGCACTGAAACATCTCACAGCAGGCCTGAGACTGCTAACACTACCTGCCTGAGTCTGGAAGAGGCATCTTTGCAAGATCTGAGTGATTCTGTAGAAACAAAAATGAGTGTGCTGGTCCTAACAGACCAGGCAGTTAATGCAGTGAGGTCATGTGATGCAAACCAAGTAGAGGACGAGGATGACGGCCTTCATAACCGTTCCACAGTCGAGAACGTAGTGTCCGACAAAAACGACACATTGTACAATGAAGCAGAACCTGTTGAAAAGGGACTCGTGGTTACTGTAGTTCATGAGATAAAGGATGTGGAGAGCTCAAATAAGGATAAGATTCTCACTCCTGATTCTCCTAAAGTGGAACAAGTGGTAGCTAAGGATCAAAAAAGAGCAGTGAGCTCTGATGACGTGACTGGGGGTTCTGGGCCAAGCTATGAAGATGATAAAAAGACAACGAAGAGACCAAATGCAGATGCAGAATTGAGCAAGAAGGACGAAGATCTGCAGAACAGTGAAACGGAGATGTCATGGCTGATGAAACGGATGCAGGGTCCAATCGAAG ATATGCTGCTGTCTGCAGAAGAGAAAAGCAAGAAACCCCCCATGTTTCTCTGCTTCAAAGTAGGGAAGCCCATGAAGAAATCCTTTGCAACTGGTCGAACCTCCAGCCCCACTCACTTTTTTGGGAGCAGAGGGAAGCCCCCAGAGTACTGGTTTGCGGTTCCACAGGAAAG GGTGGACCATCTCTACTCGTTCTTTATCCAGTGGTCTCCTGATGCCTACGGGAAAGACGCACAGGAGCAGGGTTTCGTAGTCGTAGAGAAGGACGAACTTAACATGATCGATAACTTCTTCAGCGACCCAGTGCCCAGAAATTGGGAG ATCATCACCATGAATGAAGCAAAGAGGAGGCAAAGTTTTAGCAGTTTTGAGGATGAGGAACCACTGGACCTACTGTCTGTTCTGACCGACCCCAGCACGTTATTTGAAGACACGCATATCGAGAAG TTGGCTGCTCGACTCCCAGCTAGGGTTCAGGGTTATCCATGGAGGCTGGCATACAGTACAGTGGTACATGGAACCAGTTTGAAGACTCTGTATAGGAACCTGGGGGAGCTGGACTGCCCTGTGCTGCTGGTCATCAAAGACATGAACGATCAG GTTTTTGGAGTTTTCTCTACTCACCCATTCAGAGTTAGTGAGCACTATTATGGCACCGGGGAGACCTTCGTCTATACCTTCAGCCCTGAAATTAAG gtCTTTCGCTGGACTGGTGAAAACTCCTACTTTGTAAAGGGAAACTTGGACTCTCTTCAGATCGGAGGTGGAGG GGGTCATATTGGCCTGTGGCTGGATGCTGACCTGTATCATGGGACCACCTCCAAATGCTCCACTTTTAACAACCAACCATTGTCTTCACAACAAGATTTCACTGTCCAAAATCTGGAGGTCTGGGCCTTCGAGTGA
- the irf4l gene encoding interferon regulatory factor 4: MAGISGNGKLRQWLIDQVDGGKYPGLVWEDREKSTFRIPWKHAGKQDYNREEDAALFKAWALFKGKYREGIDKPDPPTWKTRLRCALNKSNDFEELVERSQLDTSEPYKVYRVIPEGTKRVSCERTSTMTSPHSFPLYPAYTSLQSQVPNFLSPVEKGWRDLPEQAAFPDFYYPYSPNSYAASWDPVGYQINNSFYSCGGFDPSSSSFNYEQSMRSAAFSDPRLQVSVFSGDSLIREVTVSSTEGCRLALYEENQNYGGPELVQLPQCEGTELEHGVLIWMAPDGLCARRLCNARVYWEPAPNTNADKPNKLERNQTSKLLDIHQFMAELQGYYLQARPPPSFQVLLYFEQCHDIQAHRRPLTVQVEPLFARQLFILSQQGSTHHMRAPDTSPLMWEQMPPSQQNIYTGSSHQHDTLQD, encoded by the exons ATGGCTGGAATCTCGGGTAACGGGAAGCTTCGCCAGTGGCTGATTGATCAGGTGGACGGGGGAAAATACCCCGGTCTGGTGTGGGAGGACCGTGAAAAGAGCACGTTCCGTATTCCGTGGAAACACGCCGGCAAGCAGGATTATAACCGCGAGGAAGACGCGGCGCTCTTCAag GCCTGGGCGCTCTTTAAGGGCAAATATCGCGAAGGCATCGATAAACCGGACCCTCCGACATGGAAAACGCGCCTCCGCTGCGCCCTGAATAAGAGCAACGACTTCGAGGAGCTGGTGGAAAGGAGTCAGCTGGACACCTCCGAGCCTTATAAAGTTTATAGAGTCATCCCAGAGGGCACCAAGAGAG TGTCTTGCGAGAGAACATCCACGATGACAAGCCCTCACAGCTTCCCACTGTACCCAGCATACACATCTCTGCAGAGTCAA GTTCCTAACTTCCTGTCTCCCGTTGAGAAAGGATGGAGAGATTTGCCAGAGCAAGCTGCATTTCCAGATTTCTACTATCCCTATAGTCCAAACTCGTACGCGGCGTCCTGGgacccag ttgGTTACCAGATCAACAACTCTTTCTACAGCTGTGGTGGCTTTGACCCTTCATCATCCAGCTTCAACTATGAGCAGAGCATGAGATCTGCAGCTTTCTCTG ATCCCAGACTGCAGGTGTCTGTATTCAGTGGGGATTCTCTGATCAGGGAGGTGACTGTGTCCAGCACAGAGGGATGCAGGTTGGCTCTTTATGAAGAAAACCAGAATTACGGAGGCCCTGAACTGGTTCAACTTCCTCAGTGTGAGGGCACAGAGCTGGAACATGGTGTACTGATCTGGATGGCTCCTGATGGACTGTGTGCCCGCCGGCTTTGCAATGCCAGGGTCTATTGGGAGCCAGCGCCCAACACCAACGCGGATAAGCCTAATAAACTGGAGAGGAACCAAACCAGCAAACTTCTGGACATCCACCAGTTCATGGCAG AGTTACAAGGCTACTATCTACAGGCACGGCCTCCTCCTAGTTTTCAAGTTCTGTTGTATTTTGAGCAGTGCCATGACATCCAAGCTCACAGGAGACCCTTAACAGTGCAG GTGGAGCCACTTTTTGCTCGGCAGTTGTTCATTCTGAGTCAGCAGGGCAGCACACACCACATGAGGGCTCCTGATACCTCTCCACTGATGTGGGAGCAGATGCCACCTTCTCAGCAGAACATCTACACAGGGAGTTCCCATCAACATGACACCCTACAAGACTAA